One Equus quagga isolate Etosha38 chromosome 5, UCLA_HA_Equagga_1.0, whole genome shotgun sequence genomic window carries:
- the LGALSL gene encoding galectin-related protein, with amino-acid sequence MPPRAEAARLSPPFFLGRRQQHPAEQSSPDSAATLRAAAATSDLPGRAASPSPPPPPPSRLPGRRRAPGRARARAPARVPAHELASDPRPRPAQDRPGIPARSPRPTSPAARLPAVHPAALCRKMAGSVADSDAVVKLDDGHLNNSLGSPVQADVYFPRLIVPFCGHIKGGMRPGKKVLVMGIVDLNPESFAISLTCGDSEDPPADVAIELKAVFTDRQLLRNSCISGERGEEQSAIPYFPFIPDQPFRVEILCEHPRFRVFVDGHQLFDFYHRVQTLSAIDTIKINGDLQITKLG; translated from the exons ATGCCGCCCAGGGCCGAAGCCGCGCGGCTTTCGCCACCTTTCTTCCTCGGGCGGCGACAGCAGCACCCCGCGGAACAAAGCAGCCCCGACTCGGCAGCCACGCTCCGGGCAGCAGCCGCCACCTCCGACCTCCCGGGCCGCGcggcctctccctcccctcctcctcctcccccttcccgcCTGCCGGGTCGGCGCCGGGCCCCCGGGCGTGCCCGCGCGCGCGCCCCCGCGCGCGTGCCCGCGCACGAGCTAGCCTCGGACCCGCGCCCCCGCCCGGCGCAGGACCGCCCCGGGATCCCCGCCCGCTCGCCGCGTCCCACGTCCCCCGCCGCCCGGCTGCCAGCCGTGCACCCCGCCGCGCTGTGCAGGAAGATGGCGGGATCGGTGGCGGACAGTGATGCCGTGGTG AAACTAGATGATGGGCATTTAAACAACTCCTTGGGCTCTCCAGTTCAAGCCGACGTGTACTTCCCACGACTG ATAGTTCCATTTTGTGGGCACATTAAAGGTGGCATGAGACCAGGCAAGAAGGTGTTAGTAATGGGCATCGTAGACCTCAACCCGGAAAG CTTTGCCATCAGCTTGACCTGTGGTGACTCGGAAGATCCTCCTGCCGATGTGGCGATTGAACTCAAAGCTGTGTTCACAGACCGGCAGCTACTCAGAAATTCTTGTATATCTGGGGAAAGGGGTGAAGAACAGTCAGCAATCCCTTACTTTCCATTCATCCCAGACCAGCCATTCAGG GTGGAAATTCTTTGTGAGCACCCACGTTTCAGAGTGTTTGTGGATGGACACCAACTTTTCGATTTTTACCACCGCGTTCAAACGTTGTCTGCGATCGACACTATAAAGATAAACGGGGACCTCCAGATCACTAAGCTGGGCTGA